From Rubricoccus marinus, a single genomic window includes:
- a CDS encoding methyltransferase produces the protein MTPIQNAAATPQGTALAGQSLAREVERAIASSRALTARDLFALAADAYGGTLAEGAFSPRDAYDAAELGLHLHLLRTVGRLPPEASGARDALAEVERLSALLPSQTRRTAEQNDYQQFSTPAAYAGLCAWVGGVGEGDRVLEPSAGTGALCAFALAARATVHANELCGRRADLLAVLLAEAGQDPSQTLTRENADHLDAILPPEARADVVLMNPPFSQTAGRLGHRRVPKVGTTHVLQALRRLDAGGRLVAVLSAAVQRGKPTHRPFFEAIDTDPYRLRADLEIGGAVYRPYGTSARTRLLVVDRMPTAEFGDHHGRVEATAETVPDAVEALGPARRLLAYPVHRLTGIGRPQGEAGHAPTDALRGFWKGTQRRRTAAENVQDRRHGR, from the coding sequence ATGACGCCGATTCAGAACGCCGCCGCCACCCCGCAAGGGACAGCACTAGCTGGCCAGAGTCTCGCCCGCGAAGTCGAACGCGCCATCGCATCCTCCCGAGCGCTCACCGCGCGCGACCTGTTCGCCCTCGCGGCTGACGCCTACGGCGGGACGCTCGCCGAGGGCGCCTTCTCGCCCCGCGACGCCTACGACGCCGCCGAGCTCGGCCTCCACCTCCACCTGCTCCGTACGGTCGGGCGCCTCCCGCCAGAGGCCTCTGGCGCGCGCGACGCGCTCGCCGAGGTCGAGCGGCTATCGGCGCTCTTGCCCAGCCAGACGCGCCGGACGGCCGAGCAGAACGACTACCAGCAGTTCTCGACGCCAGCGGCCTACGCCGGGCTGTGTGCCTGGGTCGGTGGGGTGGGGGAGGGGGACCGCGTTCTGGAGCCCTCGGCTGGGACCGGCGCGCTCTGCGCGTTCGCGCTCGCCGCCCGCGCTACGGTCCACGCCAACGAGTTGTGCGGTCGCCGGGCCGACCTGCTGGCGGTCCTTCTGGCCGAGGCAGGCCAGGACCCGTCCCAGACGCTCACGCGCGAGAACGCCGATCACCTAGACGCCATCCTGCCGCCAGAGGCCCGCGCCGACGTCGTACTAATGAACCCGCCCTTCTCCCAGACCGCCGGGCGACTAGGCCACCGCCGCGTCCCGAAGGTCGGGACCACCCACGTGCTCCAGGCCCTCCGTCGTCTCGACGCGGGCGGGCGGCTCGTGGCCGTGCTCAGCGCCGCCGTCCAACGGGGCAAGCCGACCCACCGACCGTTCTTTGAGGCCATCGACACGGACCCGTATCGTCTCCGTGCCGACTTAGAAATAGGCGGGGCGGTTTACCGCCCGTACGGAACATCGGCGCGTACGCGGCTCCTGGTCGTAGACCGAATGCCGACGGCCGAGTTCGGTGACCACCACGGGCGCGTGGAAGCCACCGCCGAAACGGTTCCGGACGCTGTGGAGGCCCTCGGTCCAGCCCGACGACTCCTCGCCTACCCTGTCCATCGGCTGACAGGCATTGGGCGCCCGCAGGGTGAAGCGGGTCATGCCCCGACCGACGCACTGAGAGGTTTTTGGAAGGGGACGCAGCGGCGTCGAACGGCGGCGGAGAACGTGCAGGACCGCCGGCATGGTCGATAA